A window of the Camelus ferus isolate YT-003-E chromosome 22, BCGSAC_Cfer_1.0, whole genome shotgun sequence genome harbors these coding sequences:
- the LOC102510273 gene encoding methyl-CpG-binding domain protein 3-like 2B encodes MGEPTSTFPSQPLLGKLRRSLMPQMLEKKRKVHLARAKWRQRDRAAFPMRLTSCIFKSPVTRVTSHPGNVVKCRKWEETLEKPQQVCAYRRLQGLQACSPEGEPFSTLESSSSILEIIAAGVAGESLGDAGAGSLPTSPEPITVQSSDGSETVPGLDLFLPQPLCRQPVTYADIRRQSRKVKKARERLAVALRADRLAREMERARSPKEGPEN; translated from the exons ATGGGGGAACCTACATCGACCTTTCCAAGCCAGCCTCTTCTG GGGAAGCTCAGAAGAAGTCTGATGCCCCAGAtgttggagaagaaaagaaaagtccaTTTAGCCAGAGCCAAGTGGAGACAACGGGACAGAGCTGCGTTTCCAATGAGGCTGACCAGCTGCATTTTCAAGAGCCCGGTCACAAGGGTTACCTCCCATCCTGGCAATGTGGTCAAGtgcaggaagtgggaggagacCTTGGAGAAACCCCAGCAAGTCTGTGCATACAGGAGACTGCAGGGACTCCAGGCCTGCAGCCCTGAAGGAGAACCTTTCAGCACTTTGGAAAGCTCCTCAAGTATCTTAGAAATAATCGCAGCGGGTGTGGCAGGTGAATCCCTGGGTGACGCTGGCGCAGGGTCTCTGCCCACCAGCCCTGAGCCCATCACTGTCCAGTCTTCAGATGGGTCAGAGACGGTCCCAGGATTGGATCTTTTCCTCCCGCAGCCCCTGTGCCGACAACCAGTCACATATGCAGATATTCGCCGACAGTCTCGGAAAGTGAAGAAAGCAAGGGAGAGACTGGCTGTGGCCTTGAGGGCAGACAGGCTCgccagggagatggagagagccAGGAGCCCAAAAGAAGGTCCTGAGAACTAG
- the LOC102510736 gene encoding LOW QUALITY PROTEIN: adhesion G protein-coupled receptor E3-like (The sequence of the model RefSeq protein was modified relative to this genomic sequence to represent the inferred CDS: deleted 1 base in 1 codon) — translation MTQSSLKNRKETALLATQYLHRVQLAAYESALNQSTEGIQRVPVAFISYKSIESFLDSSFVSKENLILDEKVDRFQLNSKVVSSTTGCRKTCSLATPVNFTFLHTQLTGESKKPLCVYWNDISLGWSNEGCHAIFYNGTQTICSCSHLSTFAILMASVVLTEDPVLTVITYVGLSLSLLCLLLAALTFLLCRPIQNTSTSLHLHLSICLFLAHLLFLTGIDRTEPKVLCSVLAGVLHYLYLASFTWMFLEGLHLFLTVRNLKVVNYTSAGRFKKRFMYPVGYGIPAVIVAVSAGVNPRGYGTPLHCWINLQKGFILSFIGPISVVILINLIFYLITLWILRDRLSSLNRDVSKIQSTRMLTFKAIAQLFLLGCSWCLGFLLVELIEEPFRSVIAYAFTIINVLQGVYIFVVHCLLSQQVREEYAKWFRMMSKVPESDSYVLSSSTAHTHVTSNFRGKRSNTSD, via the exons ATGACCCAGTcatctttgaaaaacagaaaagaaactgccCTTTTAGCGACGCAGTATCTTCACAGAGTCCAGCTGGCGGCGTACGAATCTGCCCTCAACCAGTCCACAGAGGGGATACAGAGG GTGCCTGTGGCCTTTATTTCTTACAAGTCTATCGAGTCCTTCTTAGACAGCTCGTTTGTATCTAAGGAAAACCTAATTCTCGATGAAAAGGTGGATCGCTTTCAGCTGAATTCCAAGGTGGTCAGCAGCACGACGGGGTGCCGGAAGACCTGCTCCCTGGCCACCCCCGTGAACTTCACTTTTCTGCACACACAG TTGACAGGGGAAAGCAAAAAGCCTCTCTGTGTCTACTGGAATGACATCTCATTGGGCTGGTCTAATGAAGGATGCCACGCCATCTTTTACAACGGAACTCAAACCATTTGCAGCTGCAGCCACCTGTCCACCTTTGCAATTCTCATGGCCTCGGTGGTGCTGACG GAGGATCCTGTGCTAACTGTGATCACCTACGTGGGGCTCAGCCTCTCTCTGCTGTGCCTCCTCCTGGCAGCCCTCACCTTCCTCCTGTGCCGGCCCATCCAGAACACCAGCACCTCCCTGCACCTgcatctctccatctgtctcttcctggcccacctcctcttcctcacaGGCATCGACCGGACGGAGCCCAAG gtgcTGTGCTCCGTC CTTGCAGGTGTGCTGCACTACCTCTACTTGGCCTCCTTCACCTGGATGTTTCTCGAAGGGCTCCATCTCTTCCTCACCGTCAGGAACCTCAAGGTGGTCAACTACACCAGCGCAGGCAGATTCAAGAAGAGGTTCATGTACCCTGTTGGCTACGGGATCCCAGCAGTGATTGTGGCTGTGTCTGCAGGGGTCAATCCCCGTGGATACGGCACACCTTTGCA TTGCTGGATCAACCTACAAAAAGGATTTATCCTGAGTTTCATAGGACCCATATCGGTAGTCATCCTG ataaaCTTAATCTTCTATTTGATAACCCTATGGATTTTGAGAGATCGACTTTCTTCCCTCAATAGAGATGTGTCCAAGATACAAAGCACAAG GATGCTGACGTTTAAAGCCATTGCTCAGCTCTTCCTCTTGGGATGCTCCTGGTGTCTGGGCTTCCTTCTTGTTGAGCTTATAGAGGAACCATTCAGGTCGGTCATTGCCTATGCTTTCACCATCATCAACGTCCTGCAGGGGGTCTACATCTTCGTGGTCCACTGCCTCCTCAGTCAGCAG GTGAGAGAGGAGTATGCCAAGTGGTTTAGGATGATGAGTAAAGTGCCCGAATCCGATAGCTACGTCCTGTCCAGCTCCACCGCCCACACCCACGTG ACATCCaattttagggggaaaagaaGCAATACTTCAGACTGA
- the LOC102510499 gene encoding heterogeneous nuclear ribonucleoproteins A2/B1: MEPTLRSAAVKGDTREKEQLRKLFIGRLSSETTEESLRNYYQQWGNLADCVVMRDPASKRSRGFGFVTFSSTAEVDAAMAARPHSIDGRVVDPKRAIARGESGKPGAHAAVKKLFVGGIKEDTEEHHLRDYFEKYGKIDSIEIITDRWSRKKRGFGFVTFDDHDPVDKIVLQKHHTINGHHVEVGKALSRQEMQEIQSSKSGRGGNFGFGDSPGGDGNFGPGQGRNFRGGFDGHGSGPGFRDGYYGYGGGPGGGSFGGIPGSGGGGGHGGGGPGYDNQAGGSGGGSDSYGGESYGSGNYSDFGNYNQQPCNYGPMKNGNFGVGRNMRGPYGGGSEGYGGRSAY, encoded by the coding sequence ATGGAGCCGACTTTGAGATCGGCCGCTGTGAAGGGGGACACGAGAGAAAAGGAACAACTCCGGAAACTCTTTATTGGTCGCTTGAGCTCCGAAACCACAGAAGAAAGTCTGAGGAACTACTACCAGCAGTGGGGGAACCTTGCAGACTGCGTGGTAATGAGGGATCCTGCAAGCAAACGATCCAGAGGATTTGGTTTCGTGACCTTCTCCTCCACGGCCGAGGTCGATGCCGCCATGGCTGCCAGACCCCATTCAATTGATGGGAGAGTGGTGGACCCCAAACGTGCTATTGCAAGAGGGGAGTCTGGAAAGCCGGGGGCTCATGCAGCGGTCAAGAAGCTGTTTGTTGGTGGAATTAAGGAAGATACCGAGGAACATCATCTTAGGGATTACTTTGAGAAATACGGAAAAATTGATAGCATTGAGATAATTACTGATAGGTGGTCTAGAAAGAAAAGAGGCTTTGGATTTGTTACTTTTGATGACCATGACCCCGTGGATAAGATTGTGTTGCAGAAACACCACACCATCAATGGTCATCATGTGGAAGTAGGCAAGGCTTTGTCTAGACAAGAAATGCAGGAAATCCAAAGTTctaaaagtggaagaggaggtAATTTTGGTTTTGGAGATTCTCCTGGTGGTGATGGAAATTTTGGACCAGGACAAGGAAGGAATTTTAGAGGAGGGTTTGATGGACATGGAAGTGGTCCTGGATTTAGGGATGGTTATTATGGTTATGGAGGAGGACCTGGAGGTGGGAGTTTTGGAGGTATCCCCggcagtggaggaggaggaggacatggTGGTGGAGGACCTGGATATGACAACCAGGCTGGGGGCTCTGGAGGTGGTTCTGACAGCTATGGAGGTGAAAGTTACGGAAGTGGGAATTACAGTGATTTTGGGAATTATAACCAGCAACCTTGTAATTACGGTCCAATGAAGAATGGGAACTTTGGTGTTGGCAGGAACATGAGGGGACCATATGGTGGAGGAAGTGAGGGTTATGGAGGGAGAAGTGCATATTGA